The DNA region GCCGATATTGAGCTGGGCTTCCCGACGTTTGAGATTGCCGAGGTCTACGGCCACGACCCGCAGGATGACCTGGGAGAAGTGGAGCCGATGAATGCGCGGACAGGCTGTATTGGTTGTCCGTTGGTGCAGAAGGATGCAGCGCTAGAGCGGGTAGTGGCCCAACCTAAGTGGGCCTATCTGGCACCTCTAGAGAAGCTGCGACCTCTGTATTGGGAGATGAAGAAGCCCCAGTACCGGTTGCGCAAGCATGGGGAGGTGAGAAAGGCGGCAACCAAGTATATTGGTCGAAATCGTTTGGGGCCACTGCACATGGAGGCCCGCCGCTCCATGCTTACGCAAGTTTTGGCGATTCAAGAGGAGGTTAACCGGGCGGCTAGAGCCCAGGGGATGCCTGAGGTAATCTTGATTAATGAGGAAGAGTTGGCCAGAATTGAAAATTTGATTGCGGCGAATACCTGGCCTAACCAATGGGATGGGACGGAGGCCAGAGGAGACGCTATGATGCCTGAGATTTTGCCCGATGGAAATGTTCAGCAACTACTATTCGAAGATGATGGTCTTTGGGGATAAAAGCTGTTGCCTAGCTATTCCTAACTACTTATGACTGAGATGACAATTGCCAAAGTAGTTCTCAAGGTTCTTGAAGATTCTCAAGAACCAATGACGCCTGCGGAAATTACCAGGGTCATTCTTGCAAAGGAACTCTATGACTTTGGTACAGAAAACGAAGTTGAAATGGTCAGAAAAGAAATTAGAAGGAAATGCATAGGACTAAGTCGACAAGATTCAACAGCTAATAAGTATTTCAAACAACTTGAGGATGGAAGATATACAAACATCATCACTTTTGAGCAATTAGATGAAGGGAATGAAGGCCTATTAGAAAATTTATTTGGTGAAGACTTTTCAGAAGATGATTTCGACACTTACGAAGAAGAAAAAGCTCCCTTTGACCCCGAGTCAGTAAGGGTTACTCATAAACCCATGAATATTGAAACAATTATCAAAAGAATCAAGTATGGCGAGATAAATTTGGCACCAGGTTTTCAAAGACGTGCAGGTATCTGGAATGACATTGCGCAAAGCAGGTTGATTGAGTCAGTAATTTTACGAATTCCACTTCCAGCGTTCTACATAGACGCCAGCAATGACGATAGATGGAGCGTTGTTGATGGTCTTCAAAGACTTACAGCTTTGAAGCGATTTGTATTAGATGAAGAGCTAAAGCTACAGGGACTCGAATATTTTGAAAATCTAGATAGGAAGACTTTCTCTAAATTACCTCGCAGTTACCGACGAAGAATTGAAGAGACAAATCTAAATTGTTATTTAATTGAGAAGCAAAGCCCACCAGAAGTAAAGTTTAATATATTTAAGCGGGTGAATACTGGTGGCTTACCCCTTTCTCCGCAAGAGCTAAGACATGCTTTAAATTATGGTCAAGCAACTGATTTTTTGCAAAGTCTTTGCAACGAACCTCTTTTCAAAAAACTTGTTCAGATTCCTTCTAGCAAAATAAAGAGAATGGACGATCGGGAGTTTGCCTTAGGATTTTTAGCCTTTAAGCTAACAGATTATAGGGAATATCCGAAACGGATAGGAAGGGATGCTTTTCTCAACAATACGATGGAAAAACTTAATGCTTTACAACCCAGTTCTAGCCTCTTTAATGAACTGACACTTGACTTGAGAAAGTCACTCTCAGCATCAGAAAGAATCTTCAACGATAAAGCCTTCAGAAAAATTTCTAAGGTCAGACCAAAGAAATATCCTGTGAATAAAGCTTTGTTTGAAACCTGGTCTGTGAGCCTAAGTACACTCTCTGATGAGGAACTCGATTTTTTATGTAAAAATAAGCATTTGGTTGTAGATGATTTCGCGGAACTTATCGACACGGATTCTGAGTTTTCCAAAGCTGTTTCGCAAGCTGCAAATAAGGTTTCTGTCAGGTTTGAACGAATCGAACAATTAATAACACATATACTCGGTTCTTATTAGCTTAAAATGATCAGCCAACTTTGCTTGAACAACTTTAAACCTTTTGAAAGTCAAAAAATAGATTTCGGCCATTTGACCCTTTTAGCAGGAGTAAATAGTTCAGGTAAGTCATCTATAATTCAAGCCTTACTTCTTTTAAGACAATCTTATCAAGATGGACTTTTAGAGAAGCGACAGCTTGAAATAAATGGTTCTTCAATTTCACTTGGAACAGCTTATGACATTTTCTTTAGAGCTGCTTCAGGGGATTTTTTGTCTTTTGAGATTATTGCTGATAATGGAACTAAAGCTTTATGGAAATTTGTGTACTCCGAGCCTAGAGCAGATTTCTTAGAACTTACTGAAGAGTCAGTGATTGACGATAATATTTATTCTGATACAAGTCTTTTTGGAAACCGTTTTAATCATATACCAGCTGACAGGATAGGCCCGAAAGTATTTTTTCCGATGTCTGATTATGCTGTAAGGCAAAACCAGCAACTAGGTAATCAAGGGGAGTTTACAGCCCACTTTTTATCAATATTTGAGAGGAAAAAGATTCCTAATACTCATCTTGCTCATCCAGCTTCAAAATCTTTGAGTCTGAAGGATCAAGTTGAGGCATGGATGGGCGATATTTGTCCGGGTATTAGAATAGACTCAATTTTGTCACCAGATATTCGTATAGCGAAACTACAATTTTCAGAAGGAAACAACGATCCCTATTCGCCAATCAATGTAGGATTCGGTATTACTTACACTCTTCCTATAATTGTTTCTATGCTCTTCTCGAATCAAGGAAACCTTGTTCTCATAGAGAATCCAGAGGCCCACTTGCATCCTAAAGGTCAATCAAAAATTGGCGAATTAATAGCTTCATCTGCAGGTTGTGGTGTTCAGATCATAGTTGAGACGCACAGTGACCATGTTCTTAACGGAATAAGGAAGGCAGTTCTATCCAAGAAAATTAAGGCGGACGATGTTCGTATACATTTTCTCAGCAAGAAGAGTAAAGATCTATCTTTTGTTACTGAAGTTTCTTCAATCTCAATTGACGATAAGGGAAAACTAGATCATTGGCCAGAAGACTTCTTCGACCAAATTGCTAAAGACTCTCTAGAGTTACTGTAGTAGTTTGAGGTTTACTTCAGCAGAAGTTTTATTTCAATATGTACTTTCTTTTAAATGAGTTATCCTTTGTTGGTCAATTTAGAGACTATTATGAAGTCAAAATCTATATGAACTCAGTTCAATCAATTTTAAGCGAATTGAACCTCATTAGAGACATGAAGGTTTTAACACATCAGTCGCTTTGTGAACGTGAACTCTTTCCTGGGTATAAATTTCTCGACTGGTTAAGAGATTATATTAAGCAGCCAGATAAAGACCTAGGGTTCTTGAATTTCATTGTCACTTTACTACAGCAAGGATGTGTATCTAGAAAACTAGATGATGAGGTGAATAATGGGCTGCATTATTGGAAGTGTGAAACAAGTAAATCAGATTATTCAGATACCTCATTGGCTGGAGCGGCATATTTTAGAGGAAAACTAATTAGCATTAAAAAGTCCGGAACCTTTGATGTGGTTTTAGTTTCAGTCAGGTTTACAAAGAATACCGAAGATCCCCAAGAGTTACATATAGAAAATATTTTTGAAGTACATCAAGCGCAGGCTCTTAGACCAAAATTTCTTTATCACTCGAAGCATGATCTTCTAAGTTCTTGGGAGAACGCTACTCCAATGGATTTAAGCGACTTAGAAGCTCAAGAAGCCCTTGATCGAAGCGTTGAACATTTAGGTCATACTCAAAGATATAGTTTCTTTCGTGGAAAATTTTATGTTTTCCAATATGACAATGCCGGTGGCTATCATGGATACCCTGTAGAAAGGAAAGATGTCCCGAATGAGCCTTTGAAAGACCTTATAAAGGGATGAGTATTTCTATTTAAACAAGGAATCTATTGATGTTAAGTTTGGATCTGCAGCTAAATAACCAAGACCTCGATGTAAGTGCAGACGAAACTGAAAGGCAAGTGTATCTTTATCTGTTTCTAGGTTGTCATCCCTACAGCGTTGCTTAAGTGCAACTAAGAGTTGATCGGCAATTATTCCACCAAATACTTGCCAAGTCATCTCTACATTACTGTCAGCGGGAATCATTATTGGTGATGGAGGCGTCGGTTCTGATAGGGAACGACAAAAAGCCCAGCGGCAGAGGATGTTCCACTGGGTGATGCCTGTCACCCGCCTTAACTTGAGAAGCTGATCTTTACCAGCTTGGGAAATGCGAACTCGGTCTACAGGGGGTTCTAGCATAGAGTTCACCAAAAATAGCCGGGCTTCACTTCAGTCTGGTGCAGGTTGGCATCGTAGCGCAGTAGGTACTCACGGCTGATCGCGTTACTGCTTCTGAGCTTTTCTACCTCAGCCTCTCTAATTTCAGTATCAGTGGACAGTAGCAAAACCTGGTGGCTGGCCTGGGGGAAGTATTTCTCAACCAGGTTATTGCGGTGGTAAGAGTCGAGCCGCCCCAGGGGCGTGTCGATCGCCACAGGCAATTGACGGCCCGAAGCGCGGGCCAACCCCCACAGCAGGGCGATCGACAACAGCTGTTTTTCCCCTGCCGAGAGTCGATGCTTGGGCACGGCCTGCCCAGCCGAGTCAAACAGCGATAAGGTAAATGCCTCAGTGTCTATTTCTACTCGATTCACCAGATTGGGTTTGTGCAGTAGGTAGAGGAAGCATTGAGTTACCAGGGTTTCAAGCTGGTTTAGCTTGCGTAGCTTGAGCCGTTCCTTGAAGATTTTGAGCTTTTTCTGCACCGTCGCAATCGACTTCAGAATGTGCTCATCGTTCAGGTATTTAAAGGTGAGCTGGCTGTAGTCCACCAGCTCTTTGCGGGCTTTATCGATAGTCTGAATAATCTGGTTGTACTCTTGCTGGGCTTTTTCGTGCTCTACGGCCAGTCGTGTCACTTCAGACTGGGCCTTACTTACTCGCTGCGACAGCTTTTCATAGATCTCTGGGGATGCCGCTGTAGCTAAGTACCGTTCTGTAGTTTCAATTGAGTCTTCCAGGGCTTGAAGGGCGGCGAGCCGCTCTTGGGCAAGCTGTTGCTGGGCGGGCAAGCCGTGGTCTAGAATCTGCGTGAGCTGATGCAAGTGCTCCACACTGGCATAGAGCCAGGGCTGGGTCTGGGGATGGGCCAGGTCGTCGTCGGCTAGAAAGTCTCGGATTTTCTCAACCGCTGTCTTTTCGAGGTTGAGAGTCTCAATAAAGTTGATCAGATGCTGGTTACGTTCTTGCAGCAGATCCTTAGCCGCTTGAAACTGCTCGTAGCGGACTTCGACTTGAATTTGATCCTGGGCCTCTTGGAGTAGTGGTTGGATCAGCGCCAGGGGCAAAATTCCAGCCGCGAGGCCTCTCAGTGCCTGCCGCTGTACCTCGACATCCTCTTTGGCATGTTCCAGTTGGCGCTCTAGCTGGCTCTTTTCTGCGGCAATTTTGCCGCCCTCTGCGAAAAAGCGCTCTTGAGCCTCATGCAATTCTTTCTTGGCAATTTCAAGCTGGGTATAGATAGAAGCGATCGCTTTCTTGGCTGACTGACGCCGGGCCTCTAGCGCGTCTAACTGCTGCTCGATAGCCTCTAGCTGTTTCAGTTCTTGTCTGCTGGAAAGAGTTTTGCGCTTGCGGGAGGCCAAGACATCTAAGTCAGCTGAGAGTCGATCAGGCAGTTCCAGACCCAAGAGCGATCGCATGGCCCCAATTACCATTGAGGGCAGTTCGTCTTGTTCGGCCAGCTCTTTTACCTGTTCGCCATCAAAGAGGAACAGGTTAGAAATACCCAGGGGTAGCAAGTCTTCAATCCGCTGATCCCAGCCTTTTTCTAAGGCTTGATCTGGCTCACCATCCACCAAAATCTCAAGCTGATCGCGGTTGCTTTTAGAATCCTTCATCCAGCTGCGGCAGATGCGAAATTCTGTTGGCTGGGCAGCGTTGTTAAGGGTGAGCTGGAAAGATAGCTCTACAGCGGTGGGGGAATCTTGAGCCTGGCGGTTGACGGCCTGGTTGAGAAACTCCTTGTAGGATAAATTGCCACGAGTGGAGCAGGGGGCGCGGTGGCCATAGAGAGCCAGGCGAATCGCATCCATTAGAGTCGTCTTGCCACCGCCATTCATGCCACCAAACAGAATGATCGGCTGCGCAGCATCCACCGGGGCTAGGTTGATGACCTGCCGCCCCCGATAAGGGCCAAAGTTTTGGAGCACCAGCTCGCGAAAAATCACTGGGTTACGTCCTCACCCCAAACTTTATTGCGCCCCAGGTAGGTCTGTGGGGGGTCTGGTCTTGGTCTTGCGGCTCGGTTTGGTCAGCCTCGTGTTGTTCTGGGGCAAGGAGCTGCTTAATGGTGTCTACCTCACCACTGGTCGCCGCTTGTTGAACCAGCCGTCGGCTACGGGCATAGTCCATGGCCTCATCCTTGGGCCGAGAGCTGGTGTCAAAGGGTTTTTCAAGCGCCTCGATCACGCCCTTACGGCGAGACATAGTTTGGTATTGGCGCTCGGTGTCTAGCAGTCTGGCGATCAGTTCAAACTGCATGGAGTCGTCGCAGATTTCTTCCAAAATACCCCACTCGTCTTCTCCGAGCAGAGAGTTGCCCGCATTAGGGCGAGGATCATGAAAGGGGGTGCCCGTAGCGGCTTCGTAGATGCGGGGCAAGGAGTCATCGAACTCGTGAAATTCTTCCAGCCAGATGCGGCGAATTTCGCTGAGTTCCTCTAAGGCTATTAGCTCAATGGTTTTCATCTCGTCGGGGGCGTTACGACGGGCTTCGGCTTGGGCCTGCAAGACTTGCTTCAGCCATTCTTCGCGCCATTGCTTAGTATAGGGGCCGGGAATGTTCACCACTTCTGTCGTGTCCGCCCCCTGCACAGACCTCTCATAGAGCTGCACATGCCCTTGCCGTCGCCGGAAGTCGCGCCGATCGAGGTCGTTTTCCACATCCAGTTCGTTGCGGAGATCGAGCAGCGGCTGCATCCACTCTTTCTCTTCGTCGTTTTGGATCATGGCTTCCATGGACTTGTCCTTGGCAACCAGGGTGCAAACCCAGCAGCCAAACCTCGAACTGCCGCAGCTGGGGGTGGAGGTGTCGATCACCAAGGGACATTCGTTATCGGCGGTGGCCCCTCGGTACATAGTGAACAGGTCTTTATTGTCGTTGCCCCAGGGGTTAGGCCACTGCATCAAGTACAGCCACACTTCGTCGGTGCGCCAGTCTTCGATGGGGGTATAGATCAGTGAGTTGGGGCGGCTGGGGTTGTAGTTCATGTGAGAAAAGACCCGCCACTTGCGGTGCTCAGTCATAAGAGCGGCCCGACTGGCACTCTCAGCCTTGCGGGTGCCCAGCACGAGAATGACCTCGCCACTTTCTCGGATTTTTTCGCGGATGTAGTCGTCAGAGGGGCGAATTTTGAGGCGCTCGGTACACCAGCGGAACCCCTGACGCGGTGCAGGGTAGCCCTTGCCGATGAGGTTGACCCAAAAAGTATCTTTGACTGCGGGCTTGAGCAGCAGCGGCTCAATGGGCATTCCCTGGGACTGGGCGGCACCTTTCATCTGCTCCAGGGATTGGCTCACCCAGGCAGCAACCACTGGATTTTCGACCAGTGTGTCGGTGGTGATGACGTGGATGGTTTTGGTGCGCTGTTCGGGGGGCAGGGCGGCGATCGCCGCCCAGACCAGTTGCAGAATAACTGTGGAATCTTTACCGCCGGAGTAGCCAATAATCCACGGCAGCGAATCCTGACAGTACAGCTGCTGAATTTCTGCAGTCAGCGCTTGAATGTCTTCTACCAGTTCAGGGACAGTTCGTTGAGCCGGGTCAGCGGCCTCGGAGGGAGTAGCATGGGTCATTCTGGCTTAAGTCCGTGATGAGTACGTATAAAATGACGTACGTATGAAAGTCTACATTTCCATTTCATCAGAGATCTGCTTATGGATTTCAAGCATTTCACTGAGGCGGGTTTTGCCAGGGGTAGGTTCTCGGCTATACACAATCTCCGAGGCTTGCATAACCTGCTGTATCAGAGCGTCTGCTTTCTGGTCAGCCTCTTCTACGTTTTCAACGTAAACCAACTGAACTCCCAACTCGGTAGTCCGACGCTCTAGTTCTTCTGGCGAAAGGGTGGTCAGCCCAAAGGCGATACACTCCTCACGATGAGTAGGAGTATCTCTATCCTCAATCCAGATTTCGATGTCAACGTCTTCGGCTCCGATGGCTGTCATAAACTGCTCAGATTCTGCTTCTGTGCGAGTTATGATTTGAAACTCGTACTGCGGCATACCGGTTATCTCCCTGCTAGTACGTAGACTCGCTCTAGCTTTTCCTCTTCGGCGGTTAGAGGCAAGCCCAGAGCCTTCTTAACGTAGGCTGTCATGAAGTTAATGCTAGTTGTAGATTTAGACAATCTTCCGGCAACCATGATACGCCCCTCCCAATCACGGTTAGAACGAAGCCAGTCGATTTTGCGGAGCCCGCGCAGCAGTTCTGGCCAGTCGCCGTCAGGGTAAATGGAAATTAAGGCAGCGCCTGCCCCACCAATGCCTGACAGCGTGACTCCATGGCTGTGAACGTACTCACGGCGAATCTCGCCAGCGCTGACTTCCTTTGCTAAGACCTGGTGCCAATCGAGTATGTTTTGGCTAACGGCATCCCAAAAACGGGCTCCTAAGTTGATTTTTTCTTCTAGGTCAGCGTCTCTGTGATTGACCAGCAGGTGATGAGTGGCGCTGTAGATGGCACTCAGTGTGAAGAGTTTGCTGGAGCGCACCGGCAGATTACTGCGCTCTGCATCAGTCAGCTTGTTGAAGATGGGCACTCTCTTGACGACTTCCTTAGAGAGAATCGCTTTCTTATCTCTAGAGTCGTACAGGATATTGAGCGAGGCATCTGGGCGAGATGCATAGCGGTTGAGGTCGGTGAACATCTGCTGCGATCGCCTTAGGCCGAGGTCTAGAAAAAACACCACAGCAATGGTCTCGTCTCCCAAATCGGGGTTCTCTTTTAATGCCTGCTCAAAAGCTGCCCGTCGGTGCTGGCCATCATTGATGACAAACCGGGCATCCATGGGGATTTTGATTTGGCCAATGTCTTCTCCTGCTAGGGATTCAAAGGCTACGTTGGCGTTGACCGAAACCGTAATCGCCGAGAAAACGTAGTCTTTAGGGTTGTCGATGATGTATCGGGTAATTTCGGGCACCCGCTGCTTGTTTAGAACCCGCTGAGACCTCATCTCAGCCGGGATCTCCTCGTCGTCGAACGAGAACAGCCTGGGTATTAGGCGCACTGGGCACATGGAGACGTAATACTCATGCCCCGCCTGAATGCCTCTGATGGCCGGGAACAGATACTCGAATGGGAGAGCCATAGAACTAGCCCAAGACTTTCCCGAATAAATTACCACAGAATTACATACTGTATGTCAATAATTACATACAGCTCTATGCTAGAGCCTGTCTGGATTTAATTAAGTCAATCATCAGACTCTAGAGATTCGATCACATCGTCTAATGATCCTTCCCCGGCTACAAGTTCAGGTTCAAGAGAGCCATCGACCTCATCGACTTCTTCTGTTACCTGTATCTTTTGAATAGTTGAATTGGAGGTGCGCGTCTGGCTCCATTGGTCAAATTCATCGGAATCAGTAAGGCTCCAATGTTTCATTGCTTTCCGTAAAGCTTTTATTTCAATTTCTTCGGCTTCTTCTTTCAACTGGGAATCATTCCAAGTTGGATTAGATCTCCTTAAAGCTTTTGCTTGTTCTGCTACTACGAAATCCAAATAAGCGCTTCTAGCAACATCTCGAAAAGATTGTGCAATTTCAGAAATCTGCGTGCCTAAAACTTCTTTTGCTTCAGCCGTGGATAATAACTCCAGCCAAAAATATCGAAAATATATCGACTGTGAAGGATCAAGTCTTGGCAAACGATTTAAAGGATTGGTTTGTTTACGATCAAAGATGAGGCGGCGGCTTCTGCTTTGAGTGACGTTTTTATTAAAAGCGGCATTTAATGCATCAGTGACTTTTATTGCTAAGTCAACTACTTGTTCCATTTTTGCATTCGCAGCATCTGCCAGTGCTGACAACATTAAACAAGCGCCTAACTGGCAAGCCTGAGTATTCATCATTTCAAAGGCAGAATTAGTTTCCTTAACTGAGTCAGCTGTTGCCTTCCCGAGATAGAAATTTGCTCGATATGCTTGAAAATCTTGATTCTTGCTCTCAATACTTTCCCATGCTTTCACAATGTCTGGCTTTGGTGGTACAGAGAAACGATCAATTCTTAAGCGGGCAACTTCTTTTCGCCAATGTTCATCTGACTCCCTCAATGTCCAATACATTCCCACTCCTACAAATATTGCATCAGATGCGAGGGAAGAGATGGCATCGTCTGTCAACCAATCTTCCTTTAGCTTTTGTAAAGCGAAAGCATGTGCTTTGTAAGGTGATAAATTCCCAAATAGATGGAGTATAGCTGTTCCCCATCCTTTCATGAACTGAGATCGGATTATATCTAGCCCTGACTGCGGAAAATTCTTGTTCCCAATAGCAACTAGCTCAATATTGTCTTCTTCAATGATGGAAGGGAAAACTGAACCTAGGTCTAATTCATGGCGCATTCGAGTATTCATCTCATACTCGTTGGGTCTTCCCCCAAAGCGATGATCCATCTGTTGTCGATACTTCAACTGACAGAAAACCGTATGCTCAATCGCCCGCTTAAGCATACCTAGGTTCGCCATAGCACTCCAGCGTACAGGTTGTGTAAAACTGTCATCTGGATTGTCATACTCGATTGCGTACAGAGGCAATGGGGGATTATCTTCGCGTAGTCGGTTAAGCAAGCATCTTGTGAAAACGTTAAGCAGTTCAGCATCAGATAATAAAATTAACCTTGCTTCACTGGGCTGTCTTGCCTCTTTGTTGACATCTACAAACAGCTTTCTTGCTGCGCCGTGAGGATTTCTAGAAGCTTCACTGCCACTAGGAAACCAACAGACTGTAACAGGAATTTCTATGCGACTTAGATCAATTTCCTGTCCTTGATTTTTGGCATTGTCCAGTATGTTTTGTATGCGATGTTCATAGAAGTGACGGAACCTAGTGCCACTATTTTGATCCCATGTACTGTTTATAGTCCTATCAATAGCGATTAAGGCCATAGCACGGTGTTGGCCATCCAAAACAACTAACTTAGCAGCTTCATCATTCCAGGAAAGTTGACCAAGCTTAATCTCATGTAAATCACCTTGTGGATAAGCCATTTGGCGGATCCGGTAAGCATTTTCGGCTCGTTTTTCTATCCAGTGAAGTCCCTTTAATTGCTCATCCTCGACTGTGCCAGAAAAGTCAATTTGTGGGAAAAAGTCTATTGGGCGTTCTGCAGAAAAGGGTAG from Pseudanabaena sp. FACHB-2040 includes:
- the dndE gene encoding DNA sulfur modification protein DndE is translated as MLEPPVDRVRISQAGKDQLLKLRRVTGITQWNILCRWAFCRSLSEPTPPSPIMIPADSNVEMTWQVFGGIIADQLLVALKQRCRDDNLETDKDTLAFQFRLHLHRGLGYLAADPNLTSIDSLFK
- the dndB gene encoding DNA sulfur modification protein DndB; translated protein: MALPFEYLFPAIRGIQAGHEYYVSMCPVRLIPRLFSFDDEEIPAEMRSQRVLNKQRVPEITRYIIDNPKDYVFSAITVSVNANVAFESLAGEDIGQIKIPMDARFVINDGQHRRAAFEQALKENPDLGDETIAVVFFLDLGLRRSQQMFTDLNRYASRPDASLNILYDSRDKKAILSKEVVKRVPIFNKLTDAERSNLPVRSSKLFTLSAIYSATHHLLVNHRDADLEEKINLGARFWDAVSQNILDWHQVLAKEVSAGEIRREYVHSHGVTLSGIGGAGAALISIYPDGDWPELLRGLRKIDWLRSNRDWEGRIMVAGRLSKSTTSINFMTAYVKKALGLPLTAEEEKLERVYVLAGR
- a CDS encoding DUF3696 domain-containing protein, which codes for MISQLCLNNFKPFESQKIDFGHLTLLAGVNSSGKSSIIQALLLLRQSYQDGLLEKRQLEINGSSISLGTAYDIFFRAASGDFLSFEIIADNGTKALWKFVYSEPRADFLELTEESVIDDNIYSDTSLFGNRFNHIPADRIGPKVFFPMSDYAVRQNQQLGNQGEFTAHFLSIFERKKIPNTHLAHPASKSLSLKDQVEAWMGDICPGIRIDSILSPDIRIAKLQFSEGNNDPYSPINVGFGITYTLPIIVSMLFSNQGNLVLIENPEAHLHPKGQSKIGELIASSAGCGVQIIVETHSDHVLNGIRKAVLSKKIKADDVRIHFLSKKSKDLSFVTEVSSISIDDKGKLDHWPEDFFDQIAKDSLELL
- a CDS encoding DUF262 domain-containing protein; translation: MTIAKVVLKVLEDSQEPMTPAEITRVILAKELYDFGTENEVEMVRKEIRRKCIGLSRQDSTANKYFKQLEDGRYTNIITFEQLDEGNEGLLENLFGEDFSEDDFDTYEEEKAPFDPESVRVTHKPMNIETIIKRIKYGEINLAPGFQRRAGIWNDIAQSRLIESVILRIPLPAFYIDASNDDRWSVVDGLQRLTALKRFVLDEELKLQGLEYFENLDRKTFSKLPRSYRRRIEETNLNCYLIEKQSPPEVKFNIFKRVNTGGLPLSPQELRHALNYGQATDFLQSLCNEPLFKKLVQIPSSKIKRMDDREFALGFLAFKLTDYREYPKRIGRDAFLNNTMEKLNALQPSSSLFNELTLDLRKSLSASERIFNDKAFRKISKVRPKKYPVNKALFETWSVSLSTLSDEELDFLCKNKHLVVDDFAELIDTDSEFSKAVSQAANKVSVRFERIEQLITHILGSY
- a CDS encoding DNA sulfur modification protein DndB; its protein translation is MFGSGSRINYQHNVEGTWGQFITPAGEVQFLLTKARLGHGGIDNERRLTSQLRPVREVLDSEKLNFNQLLQRDLDDHRVATQLISYLLEPEVTGPAFFPPIMTVLLPFSAERPIDFFPQIDFSGTVEDEQLKGLHWIEKRAENAYRIRQMAYPQGDLHEIKLGQLSWNDEAAKLVVLDGQHRAMALIAIDRTINSTWDQNSGTRFRHFYEHRIQNILDNAKNQGQEIDLSRIEIPVTVCWFPSGSEASRNPHGAARKLFVDVNKEARQPSEARLILLSDAELLNVFTRCLLNRLREDNPPLPLYAIEYDNPDDSFTQPVRWSAMANLGMLKRAIEHTVFCQLKYRQQMDHRFGGRPNEYEMNTRMRHELDLGSVFPSIIEEDNIELVAIGNKNFPQSGLDIIRSQFMKGWGTAILHLFGNLSPYKAHAFALQKLKEDWLTDDAISSLASDAIFVGVGMYWTLRESDEHWRKEVARLRIDRFSVPPKPDIVKAWESIESKNQDFQAYRANFYLGKATADSVKETNSAFEMMNTQACQLGACLMLSALADAANAKMEQVVDLAIKVTDALNAAFNKNVTQSRSRRLIFDRKQTNPLNRLPRLDPSQSIYFRYFWLELLSTAEAKEVLGTQISEIAQSFRDVARSAYLDFVVAEQAKALRRSNPTWNDSQLKEEAEEIEIKALRKAMKHWSLTDSDEFDQWSQTRTSNSTIQKIQVTEEVDEVDGSLEPELVAGEGSLDDVIESLESDD
- the dndC gene encoding DNA phosphorothioation system sulfurtransferase DndC, whose translation is MTHATPSEAADPAQRTVPELVEDIQALTAEIQQLYCQDSLPWIIGYSGGKDSTVILQLVWAAIAALPPEQRTKTIHVITTDTLVENPVVAAWVSQSLEQMKGAAQSQGMPIEPLLLKPAVKDTFWVNLIGKGYPAPRQGFRWCTERLKIRPSDDYIREKIRESGEVILVLGTRKAESASRAALMTEHRKWRVFSHMNYNPSRPNSLIYTPIEDWRTDEVWLYLMQWPNPWGNDNKDLFTMYRGATADNECPLVIDTSTPSCGSSRFGCWVCTLVAKDKSMEAMIQNDEEKEWMQPLLDLRNELDVENDLDRRDFRRRQGHVQLYERSVQGADTTEVVNIPGPYTKQWREEWLKQVLQAQAEARRNAPDEMKTIELIALEELSEIRRIWLEEFHEFDDSLPRIYEAATGTPFHDPRPNAGNSLLGEDEWGILEEICDDSMQFELIARLLDTERQYQTMSRRKGVIEALEKPFDTSSRPKDEAMDYARSRRLVQQAATSGEVDTIKQLLAPEQHEADQTEPQDQDQTPHRPTWGAIKFGVRT
- the dndD gene encoding DNA sulfur modification protein DndD translates to MIFRELVLQNFGPYRGRQVINLAPVDAAQPIILFGGMNGGGKTTLMDAIRLALYGHRAPCSTRGNLSYKEFLNQAVNRQAQDSPTAVELSFQLTLNNAAQPTEFRICRSWMKDSKSNRDQLEILVDGEPDQALEKGWDQRIEDLLPLGISNLFLFDGEQVKELAEQDELPSMVIGAMRSLLGLELPDRLSADLDVLASRKRKTLSSRQELKQLEAIEQQLDALEARRQSAKKAIASIYTQLEIAKKELHEAQERFFAEGGKIAAEKSQLERQLEHAKEDVEVQRQALRGLAAGILPLALIQPLLQEAQDQIQVEVRYEQFQAAKDLLQERNQHLINFIETLNLEKTAVEKIRDFLADDDLAHPQTQPWLYASVEHLHQLTQILDHGLPAQQQLAQERLAALQALEDSIETTERYLATAASPEIYEKLSQRVSKAQSEVTRLAVEHEKAQQEYNQIIQTIDKARKELVDYSQLTFKYLNDEHILKSIATVQKKLKIFKERLKLRKLNQLETLVTQCFLYLLHKPNLVNRVEIDTEAFTLSLFDSAGQAVPKHRLSAGEKQLLSIALLWGLARASGRQLPVAIDTPLGRLDSYHRNNLVEKYFPQASHQVLLLSTDTEIREAEVEKLRSSNAISREYLLRYDANLHQTEVKPGYFW